DNA sequence from the Thunnus albacares chromosome 22, fThuAlb1.1, whole genome shotgun sequence genome:
GAAGTGACTGACTGAATTATGGAGTAATGTACAGAGTGCTGAGGTCACATTTTACCTCAGCACTGCCTGATCTTTTAGGCTACTTACATATATTTCCTACTTAAATTTATTAGAGACTCGGATGGGATGACTCCATCTAGTCCTCCTCTGCTTGGACAGACATCGTCAGAGGTTACCTCTGCCATCGAATTGACAACCACCAATCAGAACCAGGGATCAGAAGGTGTGCTCAACATGGGTTTTCTTTCTCCATCCCAAAGTTTGAAACAAAATTCTGCTTGTCATCTACTtgaagtccccctccactcaaataTATGTTTCGTTTATTGTTaattcacttggatgtttgagcttcactgtgcagaatgatgtatgtacgtgcagagtttgacacttgacatctgttttcatgttcacctgctgaaagtggaaactttctctgtgctcactgaaaatctgattttttgtgtgtgtgtgtgtgtgtgtgtgtgtgtgtgtgtatgtgtgtgtgtgtgtatgtgtgtgtgagcgagagagagagagagagagagagagagagagagagagagagagagagagagagagagagagagagactatatctttcaattttgtcatttcttaaTAGAGAGGTCTTCAGTTCATCAGctcatcagttcatcagttcAGATATCCAGTAAGTCCTTGCATCTTTTCAAATCCTAAAATCACTCTTGTGCTTTGTGGTTTTctctgaaaaaaatgataatttcatgatacagtatgttactgAATTAATAGTGATTTGCAGGGCCTGtggtgacatttttattattaacatgtTCATACAAAAGGGTTTAGAAATGTTAACCAGGTACCAGTGAACagacctttttttctctccatactGTACAGAGTGATTGCTCAATTTCTCCAGAAGAGAGACATTGTCATGTGGGGCAGTTTATCCTCTTCTAACTCAACTCTATCTTTCTCTGCAGGCTACTATGGCACCTGCTGCCTTGGCTTTATCCGCGGGATGaaagcaaatacaaaaaaaaaaatagagagtTACATGATACAAGAACCAGATGGTGATTGCAACATCAGAGCTGTTTTGTGAGTGACAAATGTCATGTCGTTCTCTTTTGGCCCTTACTAAGCATTTCCCTCCATGAAGCAGCTACATTGTTGAAAGTCCCACTATAATGATTTGGCAAAGActaatggaaaaagaaaacctgCTTATTGAGGAAGTGATTGATTCAACCTTAGAGCAGAACTTTAAAATGTGCACACTGGTGTCTTCGACTTCTGAATCTTGTGCAATAAGTATAATAACATATGTTACATAATAATCCTGATATGTGTAGGATTCTGATAAAGAAGAGGTCAACGCATAAAAAACGGCAGATCCTCTGTGCCAATCCAGAAGAGCAATGGGTCAAAGATCTGGTTGAGGTTCTGAATCGGAGAATGCAGAATTAGGTAAGAAGTTACACAACATGCTTACACAATGACACACTTTAATGTCCTGCAAAAAAACTGAGGAACTGTGTAAATTCTTCATCATAAAACTTTCATCTTTGTAGACTgttaaaagaagagaagaatgcAAGAGAGGAGAGCAGCTGTTTCACCTGCCTGTCAGCTATCATTTGTCACCTTTAACCAGATAGATCAGATTACGTTTTAGTAGATTAGGCATTTCCTGTTGCTGACAGAGTGTAAATCAAGTACACAGTTCACTATAACACAGACATACCATATCTTCCATGTTATTGCCAGTATCAATTATATAGATAtttgcagtgtgtatgtgtgcatgaaggtgtgtgtgtgatgtgtatgtGACAACCACTTGTACAatagattttcatatttttgtattatcaCTCTAATTGTACTTTGTGTCTTTctatatcaaataaaaaaacaacacaaaccaaAGGCTTATTGGGTCTCTAATAGTTAGGAAAACATCCAACAAAGCTGTTTTACATCAGCTCTGTCCTGATTTGGTGATGCTATGGTAGATTTTCAGGGGAAATAGTTGCACCGTTCCCCCAAGATGACGTTTTTACTGGATACTGATGAAACAAAGCAGGCTTAACTTTATTCCAATAATCTCTACTCTCTTATCCATTTGGCATCAACTTGAgtcaataactgacaacataaAACATCCGTCAATACTATAAGCAAAAACACTCAGGAAAGTCGGTCTGCAACTCATTAATCAAAGCTGGTTTTCATTGACTTGATGACAACATGGTGAAGGATTAACTTGACCTGTTAAAAATTCCTCATGTCTGTGATGATTCTCAACCATCCAGCTCATGGGACATGAAGAAGTGGTTACAGGAAACTGGGTTTGTCATTTAGTCTTAGATCGTTTATCAATCATCCATGATGATCACATTCATCTACTACAACTGGATTGATGGATTGTGAAATGTCttcaagataaaataaaaagtcaaggATGTCATGGTGGCCCAGGGGCAAAGGAGTGTACTGTACCATCTAAACCACAATGTCCCTGGTTCAAATCCAACAATTTATCTCCCTCCTCGTGTTTCCTGTTAGTTTCTCAACTACATACCATCAATAGAAGgcaaaaatgcataaaaaataataaccgTGTCCCAATTTCACACCATATAATTTCATATAGTATGTACAGACACAGTTTATGCACATCAATCAAAGTGCAACTCTAGAATTACACTGCAAAttaaacactgagaatggacagtgaagtaggagacatcttgtgtacagcagttcaacttttgaaatgaacaacatttcaatattcatatattctgacatttttcatgagggagaaggagtagatatcattttatggattttaatgtggtaaatATTCTTTTTGGGGGTGGAAAttccatatcagacacacattattgttccaagcaaagtatttttaaatgtcctaATAgatatctggaggggatctttaaaggaaaaatcctcAAGATTTTTATCATATAAAACCTATTTTTGATTCTATTCTTAGTTGCCATTTTTTCAGTAATTGACATTTAATGTGTTTGCCTTCAAGAATTTACATGGGCTgtagttttatatttgaaaGCACTGATTCCTTTAGATAATTATCATAATGCTGCCGTATTCTTTCTTAAATCCCAGTAGGAGTGCTCACATTAGAATTTTTGCGTTATGTTGTACTTTCAGTGACATTTACTTAAAATGACAGCAACTGTAGATGATATTAAGTTGATCAAACTATCTTGgtctctcttctttttaacACCAAATGTTATTACAGTGTCAGTATGGGTTATACTTCACCTACCTATACTTCACTTACCTTTTAAAATGGCCCCATTGATGCCATTATGTAAGTAAAAGTTCTACTTTAAGCAAGAACATAATGCAAGATATTAGCTGCACTTTCATGACTTAACATACGgaattattttcttaatacaTTGTTTTTCAACAGGaccaacaataaatacatgactCTGAGATTTAAAGAATGTCAACATTTGATTAGAACTATGTTATTAACAGAGATGCTCATCTTAATTTTCTCTCTACAGACTATTCACAATCAAGCACAAGTTCTGTGTTGATCCAAAGTTGGTGTGGGTACAGCAAGTTATCAAGTTAATTGATTCCCAAGTGAAAAAGATTGGTTCacattaaactaaaattctAATTTCTAATCAAAATATCTGGACTGCAGATATGACAAATGCTTTTCAACATAATTAAAATACCTAAACGTCTATAAACAATGTGTAAGgtgtatatttcatttctgacattttcttaaACTACAAAAAAGTCCTGGGAGAACCATGAAATGATTATAGTAATCGCTATATAATGTAGAATATTTGATGAATGGATTTGATTTGAAGTTGTATATGCAtatacagtgcattcagaaagtattcagactccttcacttttttcacattttgttatgttgcagccttatgctaaaattgtttaaatcattttccCCCTCATCAATCTACACTTAATACCCCatgatgaaaaagagaaaacaggattttaaaaattttttgcaaatttattaaaaaggaagatTTGAAATATCGCATTGATGTAAGTATT
Encoded proteins:
- the LOC122973332 gene encoding uncharacterized protein LOC122973332, which gives rise to MQWTAQIIVVLLNIVWIAFFLQPHPFSMFVQRRNTENTDEEMLFGEFCIQPQSDMHWTSNLHSVNITSNKTINTTSEASEGSNRHQEDQNKTESQQSRQCNDTHTQKKDLSQLSDIDLRPPAPGCEPKIIDSDGMTPSSPPLLGQTSSEVTSAIELTTTNQNQGSEERSSVHQLISSSVQISSYYGTCCLGFIRGMKANTKKKIESYMIQEPDGDCNIRAVLILIKKRSTHKKRQILCANPEEQWVKDLVEVLNRRMQN